ACTCACTGGCTTCCTTACAACAGGAAGAACTGGACACGGAAGTGCCTATGTAGTACGAAGAGAAAACTTTACCCTGACATTACAGTTAACCAACATTACAGCAATAACCAAATTCAGGCAAGGAAACCCGACAACCAACTAGCCCGAGACTGAAGAGACTACACTAGAAGACCAAGGGCCTTACAGAATAAAGGCTCACAACTTCTACTGCCTCTGATTGGTCCTTCTCAAGCACCCAACTCAAAATATCAATATATCAGGGCTAGGGATGCGATACGGGGAATGGAACCTGTTAGTACCGGGCAAGGGGAATTCATGCTATTTCCATTTCTTCACATCCCACCCAACCCAGCTATGTTGTCTCGTAGATAGCAAGGTAAGTAGATTGTTGCTCGTTACAAGGcaagggtggtctacgatcactTCGACCAGCCGGATACGGGCGAGGGGAGACGAAGATGAAGAAGTACAATCCGACGCAGATAGCGAAAGGTCAAGCCTTAAGTTCTTCAACCGGTGTACAGTGAACATGGTGTCGGTAGACGAACCCGAAGAGGACGATGAGGAAGATGAAGTGTACGAGTTCGCCGAAGAAGAGACAGAACAGGAATCGAACCCTATCCCGCCAACTGAAGATGAAGTCCGGGAACACAACCTCGGAACTGCCGAAAACCCCCGACCAATCTTCCTCAGTGCTCTTCTGGGTGAGGAAGAAAGAGCAGAATACATGCGCCTGTTACAGGAGTTTTCCGATGTATTCGCATGGAGCTATGCGGAAATGCCTGGACTTGATCCGGAGGTCGCGATGCATCGTCAACATATCAGGGAAGATGCAAAGCCAGTGAAGCAACCCCAAAGGAAGTTTCACCCGGCGATCATGGAGAAGATCGAGAAGGAAGTCCAGAAGCTGAAGGACGTAGGCTTCATCCGTGAAGAACAGCACCCAGACTAGTTGGCGAACATAGTCCCAGTAACTAAGAAGAACGGTAAAATCCGTGTTTGTATAGACTTCCGTAACCTAAATGATGCGTGTCCAAAGGATGAATTCCCTTTTCCAATCACAGAAAGAATGATATATAAGACTTTTGATTACGAGCGTATGTCTTTCATGGATGGTTTTTCCGGTTACAACCAAATCAAGATGTACCCATAAGATCAGAAGCACACTTCATTCCGTACCCCATTCGGCGTTTACTGCTACACAGTAATGCCGTTTGGACTCAAGAACAAAGGTGCGCCTTACGTGATAGGGATTCAAAAAATACCATGACCAAGATCTTCAATCAAGGACATGTTGCATAAGACGGTCGAATGTTATGTGGACGACCTTGCAGTCAAGAGCCGAGACAAAGAAGATCACCTGCAATACCTCCGAGCGGTCTTCGAAAGGTTACGACAGCACAACCTGAAGATGAACCCGTTAAAGTGTTTCTTTGGGCTGTCTTCGGGCAAGTTTCTGGGATTAATTTTGCGGAAAGACGGTATCCAAGTCGATCCTGCAAAGAAAAAAGCCATCCTCGAGATGAAGCCACCTCGGAATATAAGAGAGTTGAAAGGACTTCAAGGACGTCTCGCCTATATTAGAAGATTCATTTCCAATCTCTCCGAAAGATGTCGACCCTTCTCTAAGCTCATGAAAAAAGGGGTTCACTTTGTCTGGGACGAGGCTTGTGACAAGGCCTACGAAGATATCAAAGAGTACCTGACCAAGCCTCCGGTATTGGCTGCCCCCGTAGCAGGCAGACCATTCATTTTGTACACAAAGGCTTTAGATCATTCACTGGGGGCAATGCTCACCCATTATAAcgatgaagggaaagagatggcTCTGTATTACCTTAGTCGAATGATGGTGGGGGCAGAGCACCGTTATCCACCAGTTGAGAAAGAGTGTCTGGCCCTTATGTTCGCGGTACAGAAAGTTAGACATTACCTTCTCCCCCATACCGTTTACCTTGTTTCCAGGGTAAACCCATTGAAGGTTCACACAAGTCACGTAGCAGATAACGCCGGCTGGGA
The Telopea speciosissima isolate NSW1024214 ecotype Mountain lineage unplaced genomic scaffold, Tspe_v1 Tspe_v1.0012, whole genome shotgun sequence genome window above contains:
- the LOC122647087 gene encoding uncharacterized protein LOC122647087; this encodes MVSVDEPEEDDEEDEVYEFAEEETEQESNPIPPTEDEVREHNLGTAENPRPIFLSALLGEEERAEYMRLLQEFSDVFAWSYAEMPGLDPEVAMHRQHIREDAKPVKQPQRKFHPAIMEKIEKEVQKLKDVGFIREEQHPD